TTTATTTAAAATTCTAACTAATCCATCAAAGAAACCTTGCTCATGAGTTCCTCCTTCAATTGTTAAAATATTGTTTGCATAACTAACAATATTTGACTGATATGAATCAGTGTATTGAATTGCTACTTCAACTATAACTTCAGGGTTATCTTCAAGAACATTCGCTCCTTCACTATAGATGGTTTGATCATGTAAAACTTTTTTAGATTTATTAAGCTCTTTAATATAGTCAACAATTCCACCTTCAAAGTAGAATTGTTTTGTATAACCTACTCTATTGTCAACGACATTAATTACAAGTTGCTTATTTAAATAAGCTAGTTGTTTTGCTCTATCTTTAACCACTTCTAGATCAAAGTCATTTTTTTCCATAATTGAAAAATCAGGTTGAAATGAAATTTTTGTTCCTGTTTGATCACTTTCTAGCTCACTAATAACTTCAAGAGGTTTTAAAATTTTTCCACCATCATGAAATTCAACATAGTGAAGCTTGTTATGTCTTTTAATTCAAGCTTTTAAATTTGTACTCAAAGCATTTACAACAGAGGCACCAACTCCATGAAGACCCCCTGAGACCTTATATGATTCAGAGTCAAATTTTCCCCCAGCATGAAGGACTGTCAAAACAGTTTCAACTGTTGAAATTCCAGTTTCTGGATGCCTATCAACTGGTATTCCTCTACCATCATCTTCAATTGTTATTAAATTATCATTATCAAGTGTAATAGTTATTTGACTAGCAAAACCTGCCATAGTCTCATCAACTGAATTATCAACTATCTCCCAAATTAAGTGATGCAACCCTTTTTTACCAGTTGTACCTATATACATTCCAGGTCTTTTTCTAACAGGTTCAAGCCCCTTTAAAACTTGAATATTACTTGCATTATATTGATTATTTTTACTCATAAACACTACCTTAAAATTTGCTTTTTAAAAAAGCAATAAATTTCTTTTTTATTATACACATTTTTGATCCATTTTGTGCCCTTAAAATCACTCTTGACAACTAAATTAGTTTATAATTGCAAAATCATGGAAAAAGTAGAAATTAAAGTTGGAATGACCAATAAATCTTATCGACAAGGCAATGTATTTTGGCAAGAAAAAGTCTTTGCACATTTTAACCACAAAATTGATTATTCAATTTTAAAAATTTTTGATTTTGTTCCTAAATTACTTTCTAATGATCAACACACAATCTCTTGAGAATTTATTGAAGGAAAAAACTTTGAAGCTAGTGATGAAAATTTAAGAAAAATAGCAAAAATCATTAAAACTTTGCACAATTCTAAACTTAAATTTCCTAAGTCAAATCACTCACAAAGAGTTAAATTTTATCAACAGATATTAAGAGATAAAAACATTAAAATAGAAGCCATTGATAAGCACTATAGAAGAATATTAACAATACTTAAAAATTCAAAACATGACATGCCACTTCACAATGATTTGTGACCATTTAACATGATTGACAAGGAAGGTAAAATTTTTCTAATTGATTGAGAATATGCATCAATGGGAGATAAGCATTTTGACCTTGCATATTTTATTGAAAGTGCAAAACTTGATGATCGCCAAGAAAGTGTTTTTTTAGATGAATATGATGACTATGATTATGAATATGTTATTCAACAGAAAATCTTGGTTAATTACTTAATTATTTTATGAGTCAATGCTCAAGAAACAAAACACTTTGATGATGCTCCTTTTGCTCATAAAATAGAAACTTTGATTGAAGATTTAAAAAATTTTAAAAAGACAATTAAATAAAATAATGTAAAATTTTATTTACTAAAGTTTTTCAAATATACTAAAAATAAACTTTGAAAAACAATCTTTAAGAAGGTAAAAAGACATGTACACAAAATAAGAATTTTAAATTTTTAAATTACTAAAACATATTAGTAAAGTTTTAAAAATTTTTTATATTCTTTTTTTGCCAATAAATTAAATTAATAATTTAAAAAAATAATGCACTTACAAAACTAAGTGACTTTTAAAGTTGGTTGTTTATGTCTAAATCTAAAAAAAGCATTTTTTGCTTTTTGTTTAAGTTAATTATTAAAGATAAAAAATCTTTTCTTAATAGTGCTGTATTTTTGTTGATTAAAAATGCATTTAATGTAATTTCACTTTTTTGATTTTATCAAACCATAAATATTTTACTAATTGTAAATAAAGAAATTCAAGAAATAATTTTGATGATATTTTTGACTATATTATTTTTTGCATTAAATATTTTTGTTGAAAAATTCTGACAAATATCAATTAACAAAAATATCTATTTTTTCAGAGAATCACTTCAAAGATTTTTTATAAATGATTTTAAAGAATTTTATTATGAAAAATACTATAAAAACAGTAAAGTTGAAAACATTTATCTATTCAATGAAATACCCAATAATATATCAATTTTCTTTTGCCATGTTTTTCACTTATTTCTTGACTCATTAATAAAAATAATATCTCTTTAAACTAGGACAAAAAAAGTGACTATTTAAAAAACACTTAGAACATCTCAGCTTTGTTGAGGTGTTTTTCATTCTAAGATTGATTGTAATCTTTCATTATTGTATCAGTCAATATAATTTTGAATAATTTCTTGCAATTCTTTGAATGATAATTTTGAAATTTTTAGATCATTTAAGCACTCACTTTTGATATTTGAAAAGAAATATTCTGCTTCTCGATTATCAAGTGAATTTGCGATTCTACTCATTGAAATTATCCCATTGTTTTCTTTAATAATTTCACTATACTGATTTGATGAATATTGACTTCCATGATCTGAGTGAATTATTCACTCTTTATCAAATTTGATTTTAGAAATATGATCTAAAACTAACTTAACATCATTTCTTTTACTTAGATTTCAATTAATTATTTTCTTGCTTTGATGATGAATTGCAATCGATAAATAAACATGATTGTTAATTGCATCTTTGGGGCTTGGAATATAAGTTACATCAGTGGCAACTATGTTGTTAAATTTGCCATTGTAGTCTCTTTGAATTAGATTTTGATATTTAGTATTAAGATTTTTAATTTCATTTTTTCTTTTTGCTCTTCTAATTTTGCAAAAAAGATTTAATTTAAGCAAAATTCTACCTATTTTTCGATAGTTTATATACCTTTTATATTTATTTTGAATATAAATTTCTAATCTTTTTCTACCAAATATACCTTTGTTTTCATGAAATGATTTTCTAATAATTTCTTCAATTTCTTGATCTTTTTTCGGCTCTGCAAGTTTAGGTTTTTTTCAAGAATAATATGTTGATTTTGAAAAGAGAAATTCTTTTCATGAAATTTTAGTTAATATTTTTTCTTTATCTTTATGTTCTTTAATTTTTTTTCGAATTTCTTTTTCACTAATGTCATCAAAAATTATTCTATAAATTTTAACAATCTCTTCTAATTCTTCTCTTGTATATTCATTAACTTCTTTTCTTTTTGGTGGTCTACCGTTATTTTTTTTGTTAGCTGTAGATTTGCCAGTTTGTGAAATTAAAGATTGTTCATCTTTTTGAAAAGCAGAATATTTTTTGAAAAATCAAGATTTTACATATGTATTTTTTCAATCTTTACCAATATTTTTGTTTACTAAAAATATATATTTTTTTATATTAATTTTTCCATCATAAAATTCTTCATATAATGAAAATCATTTCTTTCATTGTTCTGGTTTTAGTTGTTTCATAAACACTCCTATTTAAAGTATATTTTAAAAAGTGTTTTTTATTTTTTTGTCCCAGTTTACTTTTTGTTCTTGTTTTTATTTTGAATTGAAGTGTTGGAATTATTGTTTTATTCTTAGCTTTGATTATATATTTTGTCTTCAAAAAAATATTTCAAAAAAATATTTCATTAACAGAACAAAAAATCATAATAAAACAAAAATTTAATCAAAAACTCTTATCTTCATTAAATAGCTTTAAAGCTTTTTATTTTTTAGATAAAACTAATACATGAATTCAAAAAAACAAAGAGTTATTTTTAACCAATAAAATTTCAACACAAAAACTTGATACAAAACAAAATCTTATTATTTGGGTTTATGTTTTTGGTATTGTAATTTTTGAAATGATTCCTTTTGCAATATTAATAGTTTATTTCTTAAATGATTTTTTCAATGTTGATATTGGAATTTTAATTACAATTCCAATTATTGTAAAAAGTATATTTTTTGAAATTGTTGAAATATATCGTTCAGAACCTAGTTTTAAATTTGCAATTGATAATTTTAAAAGCATAAACATACTCAACAAAAATGAGTACAAAGATGAAAAAATTATAAAAGAATTTGAGATTTTAGAAATTGAAAATTTGCAATTTAAACATTTAAAAAATTTAAAAAAAATAAATCAAAAAATTTACAAAAATCAAAAAATTTTAATAGTGGGGAAATCAGGTATAGGTAAAAGTACAATTGTAAAAAGTTTGTTAAGTATAAACCAAGATTATGAAGGAAAAATATTATTTAATAATCAAAAACTGTCAGTAAATCAAAATATAAAAATAATAAATTTCATTGATAACAATTCATTTATTTTCAACTCTTCATTAAAAAATAATTTAACTCTTTTTAATGAAAAAATTACCAATGAAAAGATCACAAAAAGTTTAGAACTAGTTGAATTAAAAGATAAGCTTCACAATTTAGAAGATGGCGTAAATGAAATGTCTTTAAGTGAAGGAGAAAAACAAAAAATTGCTCTTGCAAGGTTTTTCTTAAATAGAAAAGATTTTTTAATTTTAGATGAGGCTTTTTCAAGC
The sequence above is a segment of the Mycoplasmopsis pulmonis genome. Coding sequences within it:
- a CDS encoding phosphotransferase family protein — encoded protein: MEKVEIKVGMTNKSYRQGNVFWQEKVFAHFNHKIDYSILKIFDFVPKLLSNDQHTISWEFIEGKNFEASDENLRKIAKIIKTLHNSKLKFPKSNHSQRVKFYQQILRDKNIKIEAIDKHYRRILTILKNSKHDMPLHNDLWPFNMIDKEGKIFLIDWEYASMGDKHFDLAYFIESAKLDDRQESVFLDEYDDYDYEYVIQQKILVNYLIILWVNAQETKHFDDAPFAHKIETLIEDLKNFKKTIK
- a CDS encoding IS3-like element IS1138B family transposase, coding for MKQLKPEQWKKWFSLYEEFYDGKINIKKYIFLVNKNIGKDWKNTYVKSWFFKKYSAFQKDEQSLISQTGKSTANKKNNGRPPKRKEVNEYTREELEEIVKIYRIIFDDISEKEIRKKIKEHKDKEKILTKISWKEFLFSKSTYYSWKKPKLAEPKKDQEIEEIIRKSFHENKGIFGRKRLEIYIQNKYKRYINYRKIGRILLKLNLFCKIRRAKRKNEIKNLNTKYQNLIQRDYNGKFNNIVATDVTYIPSPKDAINNHVYLSIAIHHQSKKIINWNLSKRNDVKLVLDHISKIKFDKEWIIHSDHGSQYSSNQYSEIIKENNGIISMSRIANSLDNREAEYFFSNIKSECLNDLKISKLSFKELQEIIQNYIDWYNNERLQSILEWKTPQQSWDVLSVF
- a CDS encoding ATP-binding cassette domain-containing protein, whose protein sequence is MNWSVGIIVLFLALIIYFVFKKIFQKNISLTEQKIIIKQKFNQKLLSSLNSFKAFYFLDKTNTWIQKNKELFLTNKISTQKLDTKQNLIIWVYVFGIVIFEMIPFAILIVYFLNDFFNVDIGILITIPIIVKSIFFEIVEIYRSEPSFKFAIDNFKSINILNKNEYKDEKIIKEFEILEIENLQFKHLKNLKKINQKIYKNQKILIVGKSGIGKSTIVKSLLSINQDYEGKILFNNQKLSVNQNIKIINFIDNNSFIFNSSLKNNLTLFNEKITNEKITKSLELVELKDKLHNLEDGVNEMSLSEGEKQKIALARFFLNRKDFLILDEAFSSIDKKSTNLIRKKLLTDKDLTLIEISHNVDPSEYSKYDEVIDLDATTLRK